The following coding sequences lie in one Pontibacter sp. G13 genomic window:
- a CDS encoding CRTAC1 family protein, which yields MNKIFQFLGIACAVSIISCGGTEPMSAQSDESAQSTTSASTPIAFTEITREAGIDFSHVSGADGEFLMPEIMGGGASFMDYNQDGYPDILLVGGGTWPWSDLTPVKSLRLYENQQDGTFKEVTEQAGLADVSAYAFGCTIGDIDSDGDEDIYVTALGYNLLLINEQGHFTDRAKQAGVQGKSVWSTASILWDADHDGHLDLYVGNYLVWNADMDRNIWCSIDGVSDNYCHPNLYEGEQGVFYRNNGDGTFADETAKRGFVGPNGISPIKTLGLTTIDVDHDGWEDLVMANDMQPDLLFRNKGDGFFEEIGTPAGIAYNRQGKPRAGMGLVSGDVDGSGQPSIMVGNFSRQPISVYRSLPNGMFMDHAYASQIGKPSFLTLTFGLTLFDADLDGDLDLFAANGHVFTDIAKKAADISFKQPPHFFVNNGQGIFADQAPEMGGLMQDSLVARASAVADIDQDGDLDLLVSENNGPVHLLRNDTERVNGYLRLLLRSDQSNPHAIGAEVQVFTEHGKRQTRRVKSSEGYLSQSEFTLTFGLGQTQAVDSVKITWPSGANTNLGRLDADQFLLIEEGKEAPQTM from the coding sequence ATGAATAAGATTTTTCAATTTTTGGGAATAGCCTGTGCTGTTTCCATCATATCCTGCGGGGGAACCGAACCCATGAGCGCCCAGTCGGATGAATCTGCACAATCAACGACTTCGGCTTCAACGCCTATTGCTTTCACGGAGATCACCCGGGAAGCGGGGATTGATTTCAGCCATGTCTCCGGAGCTGACGGCGAATTTTTGATGCCAGAGATCATGGGTGGAGGGGCCTCCTTCATGGATTACAACCAGGATGGGTACCCGGATATTTTGCTCGTTGGGGGAGGAACCTGGCCTTGGAGTGACCTTACGCCTGTGAAAAGCCTCCGGCTGTACGAAAACCAACAGGACGGAACTTTCAAGGAAGTGACCGAGCAAGCGGGTTTGGCGGATGTTTCTGCCTATGCATTTGGCTGTACCATTGGAGACATTGATTCCGATGGCGATGAAGATATTTATGTAACCGCACTTGGATATAATTTGCTGCTCATCAATGAGCAAGGGCATTTCACCGACCGCGCCAAGCAAGCCGGGGTTCAGGGAAAATCGGTCTGGAGTACGGCTTCCATTCTTTGGGATGCCGATCACGACGGACACCTTGATCTGTATGTCGGCAATTACCTCGTCTGGAATGCAGACATGGACCGCAATATCTGGTGTTCCATCGATGGAGTTTCGGACAATTATTGCCACCCGAATTTGTATGAAGGTGAACAAGGCGTATTCTATCGCAACAATGGAGACGGAACCTTTGCGGATGAAACGGCCAAACGCGGATTTGTCGGACCAAATGGGATCTCTCCGATCAAGACCTTGGGGTTAACGACCATTGACGTCGATCACGATGGGTGGGAGGATCTGGTCATGGCCAACGATATGCAGCCGGATTTGCTGTTTCGAAACAAAGGCGATGGATTTTTCGAGGAAATCGGAACGCCTGCCGGGATCGCCTACAATCGTCAGGGAAAACCTCGGGCTGGAATGGGGCTCGTTTCTGGCGATGTGGATGGCAGTGGGCAGCCTTCCATCATGGTGGGGAATTTCTCCCGACAGCCGATCAGCGTCTACCGTTCCCTGCCCAATGGAATGTTCATGGATCACGCCTATGCTTCCCAGATCGGCAAGCCGAGCTTCTTGACATTGACCTTCGGATTGACCCTGTTTGATGCGGATTTGGATGGAGATTTGGACCTGTTTGCGGCGAATGGCCACGTATTTACGGACATTGCCAAAAAGGCCGCCGACATTTCCTTCAAGCAGCCCCCGCACTTTTTCGTCAACAATGGACAGGGAATCTTTGCAGACCAAGCACCCGAAATGGGCGGTCTGATGCAGGATTCATTGGTGGCTCGTGCTTCTGCAGTGGCAGATATCGATCAGGACGGAGACTTGGATCTACTGGTTTCAGAGAACAATGGACCAGTCCATTTGCTGCGAAATGACACTGAGCGTGTGAATGGCTACCTCCGATTGCTGCTTCGCTCTGACCAATCCAATCCACACGCCATCGGTGCTGAGGTGCAGGTTTTTACGGAACATGGCAAACGCCAGACACGCCGCGTGAAATCCTCCGAAGGATATCTCTCGCAATCTGAGTTCACGCTGACATTTGGGCTGGGACAGACACAGGCGGTGGATTCCGTCAAAATTACCTGGCCTTCAGGAGCGAACACCAATTTGGGAAGATTGGACGCAGATCAATTTCTCCTCATCGAGGAAGGGAAGGAAGCTCCACAAACGATGTAG
- a CDS encoding tetratricopeptide repeat protein, giving the protein MRKSVQSTILYVLLGLFGVLLLNSLLLFLLDFGIIPGAYRGTLMFHLFLGVGVVVPIAGFLMVHLAKMPHRENLRATLLGAITALGLVLTLATGGMLYLESLAHLKQLLLAVHVSAVFVALGGAFLHWKAKRRGKFHFFVPYSRKNFSKSPHWHRTFKWTATAGMLLFTVVTMGLWTRTESGVKMAEGELAPAAIHLTGGEYLHESALDDAASCGTEGCHPDIYSQWEESVHHFSSFNNPYYLQSIENMLATEDPAKVKWCASCHDPLLLTSGKFEAEAHEFLQDPLGQKGITCLTCHAMDGAADITGNGNYQVQDKGFAAMAQTFWGSQPELRNTLIRTKPEPHAASMMDPYLASDEYCTSCHKVSVPQAVNEYRWKRGQNQYDAWYASSFSRHNPRTFYQRERQSCVSCHMEEVPSMDQGNDDGMVASHRFAAANSAIPHLNEDTDQLHAVQQFLMKDIARVEVFSIEVNGRWYGPEEVWPNFQVGDHVRLEVLVSNTQVGHNLPAGTNDSNEWWLEVSAGSQGKPVLISGDLGEDRMVDSTAHKFHAVLIDREGGEINRRNVHDWHATIYNSSVPSGLTHIIHYEWTIPQGQAIDEITVHLKQRKFNRDIHAWTLARTAPNRPVPDQPITTVATGIRKVGEGSTSQTPLWKQWNNYGIGLLREERSQGAWEAFQRVAELAPDRPDGLLNQGRAMLSEGSLDKAILQFQEVLKTWPDHLPTQYFLGEAKFELGDYPGAIDIWEAVAEHYPKDPLLLGNLGELHYLMGDYAEANRWYESALAINPENPSILYGMMLVAGALNDLPRAEELQARYLFHKPNSRELEPIAAYRKTHPHENREAQAEHTHGLREVKAHTVSSNANRHSD; this is encoded by the coding sequence ATGAGGAAATCTGTTCAATCCACGATTCTGTATGTCTTGCTGGGGTTATTCGGAGTATTGCTCCTGAATAGCCTGCTGCTGTTTTTGCTGGATTTCGGGATCATTCCCGGAGCCTATCGAGGAACGCTGATGTTCCACTTGTTTTTGGGAGTAGGCGTGGTGGTGCCAATCGCTGGATTCCTGATGGTGCATTTGGCCAAAATGCCTCATCGTGAAAATCTTCGGGCAACCCTGCTCGGTGCAATTACGGCTTTGGGACTGGTGCTGACCTTGGCGACAGGAGGCATGCTCTATCTCGAATCATTGGCACATCTCAAACAGCTTTTGTTGGCGGTACATGTTTCGGCCGTATTTGTGGCGCTTGGTGGGGCATTTCTGCATTGGAAAGCCAAGCGGAGAGGGAAATTCCATTTTTTCGTTCCGTATTCCCGCAAGAATTTCTCCAAGTCTCCCCATTGGCACAGAACCTTCAAATGGACCGCCACGGCTGGTATGTTGCTGTTTACTGTGGTGACCATGGGATTGTGGACGCGTACCGAATCTGGCGTGAAGATGGCGGAAGGAGAATTAGCACCAGCGGCGATTCATTTGACGGGCGGGGAATATCTCCACGAATCAGCGCTCGACGATGCTGCGTCTTGTGGTACCGAGGGCTGTCACCCCGATATCTACAGCCAATGGGAAGAATCTGTCCACCATTTTTCCTCATTCAACAACCCGTATTACCTCCAGTCCATCGAAAATATGCTGGCGACCGAAGATCCTGCCAAGGTGAAATGGTGCGCCTCTTGCCATGACCCGCTGCTGTTGACTTCGGGTAAATTCGAAGCGGAAGCTCACGAGTTTTTGCAGGACCCGCTCGGACAGAAGGGGATCACTTGCTTGACCTGTCACGCGATGGATGGAGCGGCAGATATCACGGGAAATGGCAATTATCAGGTTCAGGATAAGGGGTTTGCAGCGATGGCGCAGACCTTTTGGGGGAGTCAGCCGGAGTTGAGGAATACGCTGATTCGCACCAAGCCCGAGCCGCATGCCGCTTCCATGATGGATCCTTATCTCGCTTCGGATGAATATTGTACCAGTTGCCACAAGGTTTCTGTGCCGCAAGCGGTCAATGAGTATCGCTGGAAACGCGGTCAAAATCAGTACGATGCCTGGTATGCGAGTTCTTTCTCCCGGCACAATCCTCGCACCTTTTATCAGCGTGAACGACAATCCTGTGTTTCCTGCCACATGGAAGAAGTGCCTTCTATGGATCAGGGAAATGACGACGGAATGGTCGCCAGCCACCGATTCGCAGCCGCCAACTCAGCCATTCCCCATCTCAATGAGGACACCGATCAGCTTCATGCCGTTCAGCAATTTCTGATGAAGGACATTGCTCGCGTGGAGGTTTTCTCCATCGAGGTAAATGGCCGATGGTATGGACCCGAGGAGGTTTGGCCGAACTTTCAGGTGGGTGATCATGTGCGGCTGGAAGTGCTCGTGAGCAATACCCAAGTGGGGCACAATCTGCCTGCGGGAACCAACGACTCCAATGAATGGTGGTTGGAGGTGTCTGCCGGAAGTCAAGGCAAACCGGTGCTGATCTCGGGAGATTTGGGGGAGGATCGCATGGTGGATTCCACGGCGCATAAGTTCCATGCTGTGTTGATCGATCGGGAAGGAGGCGAAATCAATCGCAGAAATGTCCACGATTGGCACGCTACGATTTACAATAGCTCTGTCCCTTCCGGATTGACCCACATTATCCACTACGAATGGACCATTCCACAGGGGCAGGCAATTGACGAAATCACGGTCCACCTCAAGCAGCGCAAATTCAATCGCGATATTCACGCTTGGACCTTGGCTAGAACGGCGCCCAATCGCCCAGTTCCAGATCAGCCGATCACCACCGTAGCTACAGGCATCCGCAAGGTCGGGGAGGGGAGTACTTCTCAAACCCCGCTCTGGAAACAGTGGAACAACTACGGAATTGGGCTGCTTCGCGAAGAGCGTAGCCAAGGCGCATGGGAAGCCTTTCAGCGAGTGGCCGAGTTGGCACCAGATCGCCCGGATGGCCTGTTGAATCAAGGTCGGGCCATGCTGTCAGAAGGAAGTCTAGACAAAGCTATCCTCCAATTTCAGGAAGTATTGAAGACTTGGCCGGATCATCTTCCGACCCAGTATTTTTTGGGAGAGGCGAAGTTCGAACTGGGAGACTACCCCGGTGCGATAGATATTTGGGAAGCGGTAGCTGAGCATTATCCGAAAGATCCACTGTTGCTGGGCAATCTGGGCGAACTCCACTATCTCATGGGAGATTATGCGGAGGCCAACCGCTGGTACGAATCTGCTCTGGCCATCAATCCCGAAAACCCATCCATCCTGTACGGCATGATGCTCGTTGCTGGCGCGCTCAACGATCTCCCCAGAGCCGAGGAGCTTCAGGCCCGCTATCTCTTCCATAAGCCCAATTCGCGGGAATTGGAACCTATTGCCGCCTACCGAAAAACACATCCCCACGAAAATCGGGAAGCGCAAGCGGAGCATACGCATGGGCTGAGGGAGGTGAAAGCGCATACAGTTTCATCTAATGCTAATAGGCATTCGGATTAG